The Choristoneura fumiferana chromosome Z, NRCan_CFum_1, whole genome shotgun sequence DNA window gtttagtgtcacactgctgggcaaaagcctcccctcttgacctccacaactctcgttctgacgcaaaaTGTTAATACGTTATTAATTTTCTAATTATtcctgttttacaaaataaacacgtttaattaaagtcttaggggatgtttcaccatccattgattagcgttaaccgacggttaaatttgatgccgtctccgtctattcgaacaaaacaaatagagacggcatcacacctaaccgccagttaacactaatcaatggatggtgaaacagccccttagactgtCATTATTGTAAAGAAAAATTATTGACATTTAGTTAGTATTATAAAGTATTTCGTACCCATCCCTAAGACTTGACAGCTACCAAATTGCACCTCCGATAGCGGGCCTAGTAATTatagtaaggctctaccacatgtatTATACTACTGTACCACGTGGTATTATAGTATTCATAATAAGAACTGGTTATGGCTACGTTCTACAAGAGGAGAACACATCCTCAAACggtatgccgtggtggcctagtggtttgacctatcgcctctcaagcagagggtcgtaggttcaaaccccggctcgcaccactgagtttttcaaaattcatgtgcggaataacatttgaaatttaccacgagctttgcggtgaaggaaaaacatcgtgagaaaacctgcacaaaactgcgaagcaattcaatggtgcgtgtgaagttcccaatccgcactgggcccgcgtgggaactacggcccaagcctgttctgagaggaggcctgtgcccagcagtgggacgtatataggctgggatgatgatgatgatgatgacatcctCAAACATCTCTAGTGGAATAACCATAAACATTTAACACACCTGCCATCCACAGCTTTGACCAGGGTAGCATCTATACCTAGTTCATCAAAGCTCAACTCCATAAGCTCTCGCCTCTGCTTCCGTCTCTCCAAGTTAATCATAAATATCTCGTCGCAATTGAACTTCCATTTATCAGGGTATTCCACGTACTGTTCCAGTGAGGGCAGTAAAGGTAACGGGTGGTGCCGACTTATGGCCTCCAGTTTAACGTTGAGGACCTGTTCGTAGTCGTTCTGGGGATCGTCGCCTTCTTCTAATGGCACTGGCACGAAACCGTAAAAATCGTCGTTGCAAATGTTAAGAGTTAtgcctgaaaataaacaagtGGAATACAGTGTATTTACTATGgtggataggtaaatgaagtgtttctattggttcatgaaaaacagattcctagcacatctctggtggaaacgcagccttaaaggggtgtttaattttatcttatatctttaaacgacCAATTTTTAAttccccccctgtaacttctaaaataagagaatgataaaactaaaaaaaatatatgatgtacattaccatgcaaacatTCAgtgaaaattggtttgaacgagatctagtaagtagtttttttttaatacgtcataaatcgtaaagtacctaaaggaaacttttatattatgttacttgctgctacggaacccttcatgggcgagtccgacttgcacttggccgctttttgtatatttatttatatgtgggATCCGGAGATcccacatataaataaatatcggaGCGGAGCGGCTGGAGCTATATCGGAATATAGCTCCAACCATTACGACGAAGTTTGCTATGTCGGAGTTTTCGGGGGCGAAATCGATCTAGTTTGGTCCCATCTCTAGAAAAGCGCGTGTTTTcgaattataatgtttttagtATTATCAGCGGCcccgttaggtattcgtttgggatattgctgtctttatcgctcgcagccgtcccccccatgccttccgcaacgacgtcggtaatttatatcgagatagctgtaggctttttcAATATTTGgacggttgaattttgggtttcgttgtcctcatattatacgaaaaatacagcacagaaatcaatgatattttacaatcaagatattcattatattttctatgcctgtgtttttttcgatttttgtaaaaatgcttcattagtctgtaattctcgtgcaaagttaacatctttttttgtcgacttttgagctcctgtaattctaattttacacatttatatgacaatctgaaaaaccacaggcatagataattacgtctagtccatacttacaaaatttcatctatttctgttgcctagttttcaaatgagaccgggactacgtttgtatggagaatggaaagaagagacttctcttaatacTGTGTCATATTTGACTTGTGATACAACCACagggtcaaaattcttttcaCTGTCTTGTTTTGTCCCCGAAAAATTGTGACAGAGTGTGGACGgagtaaagtttttttgtatgggacatagcggcatttttaatttttcaacagTTAATTAGTTACaccgaaaaagaaaaacaatggACCACTTTTTTTATTCGTTAGTTAGAAGACATAAATAATTTCGTGACAGAGTGGTCAAAAACAATGCAACGTAGATAATTTTGACCCCACATATACAATAATTAGAACAGCCAACTTACCATTGCTCTTGGCGTTAACTGCAAAAGTTATGATGTCATCCTCAGGACCGTCGTAGCCCCTGGTTTTGGCGGGGTCGTAGGTCAACAGATCGGACTCTGGACGTCTTAAGGACACTAACACAGCTGTGTGGACCATCGGCACGTCGAAGCAACCGACCTCCTTTCTTTTCAGAATAGGTTTGTAGTTATCCGTCCTCTTGTAATAGTAGTTCTCGGTCATTCCACACCTgggattttaattaaaagtagaGCCCATCAAAATTGAGGAGGTAGGGATCTATACTCTCCGCGGTAGCGAGTTAGTATAGCAGTCCCTCTTTTGCATGCGAATGAAAGAGACAAAGTGAGTGGGACGACCGGGCTCGACACGCATGCCGTCGCTTGGAATATTTATTATGATCTAATCATATTCCTTGTGAGTTTTGCTTGCCGGTTTATTTGACATATTAAATGAACTATATGAAATGCATGAAATATgccatttaaaaacaataataataataatagatgcTTAATCACTTAATGcttgttttgttattattattattgtataggCTGCTATTCTATTGGTATAAAATCTTTTTGAATAACAACATAAAATTTGGACTAACAtcatacatactcgtaatatgtTTAGcatagcaataaaaataaaatgtataacttTAGAAAAACataaagtttaaataataagtccctattaattaaataactagcaATAAAATAAGCACTGAAATGAAGAGAACACTGTGGTGGATTAATGTATGGGCAAGAAACTTAACCAAAAGTATcacatttttttctcaaattatcatttggcaagaAATGATAGCCAAAAAACTTATTGCTATTTTACagttatcatatttttttcgtcaaattatttttttttgattaattattaggtCATATTTCATTTTCTCATGTGTCATCCAGTCAAATATGTCGTTTGAGATAAtgtactcttcccaaaatattgcatggcataagaTTTTATTCTAAGtgaaagtaagtaaaaaaagtaaaagtagtaagtgaaagtaattgttttagttcactgatatggacctccgcaaagtaacgcctgatgcaATAAATAACCTAATTGAAATTTCACTGTGATAGTGAAATCCATTTATACATGTTTATGCACACCAAAACGAGGTGCGGACTTTACATTGAATTTTCTACCAATCCAGGAAATTTAGACTGGAATATCAAACTTCATACACTTTATTACCTctaacttttgcaggtggtaggaccttgtacaaggtacgcccggattgctaccaccatcttgctcgctaatcctgccatgaagcagcagtgcttgcactggtgtgtttcggcgtggagagtaagacagccggtgaaattactggcacttgaggtatcccatcttaggcctttaggttggcaatgcatcccCTTGCATgcatacccttggtgttgcagatatttatgggcggtggtgatctcttaccatcaggagacccacttgctcatttgccatccaatcgaataataaaaaaaaaaaactgcagacTGGTtgtctattaaataaaataaatcgcatTTTTGCCAAGTCGTAATGcatcatattatatttaaattttatacatgtacagtacagtcacctgcattaatatctgccacagcggagcatgcaaaaatatctgacacatcctccGGCCCTCGAAATATTTATTCACCCTATGTTGTGTCATATCAGTGCTGGTggctgtaccaaattttaagcccATACGAACACAGACCATAGACaacataacataattatttctatttacGAAGTttgcaagttaaacaaaagcttggaAAAATAAGCACCACATTTGGACACGGTAGAGCATGCTTCATGCGCATAATAAGTTTTAGGTTCCAACCAAAAGTTAGAATAGAGGCCGTCCGAGATGAGCATCGGAGATACAACTGTGACATTCTTCCTCACAAGCTGTTTGAGCGTCTGTTTGTTCGTAAGGAACACATCGGCGTCCAACATCtggaattagaaaaaaaaaaagtttaaaacttttaagaTTTATTTGGGTAGTTTCATcatattctatttagtccgttagtaaatattgttttttttttcaatcaaacaaaaaatggcaaagaTGAAGCTCATCTAAGTTCAGGAGCGGGGGACCATGACCTCACACCATTCTAAACAGTGTCACACGGCATGATATCACGCAGAACAAAACTTGCAGACATACTCACCCATATTGACCATCTAAAATGAGGCTTAACGGGCAATGccaaaagaaattttaaaatgattgtataatgtgttattttagaaatataattaacttacaaagaaaaaatCTGCCCATTTCTTCCTAGCAAAAGTCAACGCCTCTTCCCGCAATTTTATCACGTGTTTAAAATGCTTAGGGCTCCAGTGGGTCACATTGTTTTCATCGCTGTGGTAGGGCTCACTGTTTTTAAGAGCTGTGAGGTAAATATCATTGTATTGCTTCTTGTATCTCTCTGACCAGTTTTCTAATATTTCTATGCTGTTGTCTTGATTGAAATCGCTGTATATCCTGAAAAAgtttttatcataattaaaataGACTAGTATCCAACGACAATCGAATTAAGGCCTGTTTCGCCttctattgattaattttatttgacggataaatgtgatgctgtctctgtctatttcaacaaaacaaacaaagacggcatcacatttatccatcaaataaattaaatcaatggatggtgaaccaGGGGTTAATCTGTTAGTTAGatgattagaaaatattggacacattttttcttttgacaattaaacaaaaaattaagatgCAGCCAGGTAAAGTTCCACAAGACATCTAATGCGTAGCATCTTTCTAGGTCTGTAGTACTATCGTATTCATCGCATCATCCTAGCCTAGCCTattaaacgtcccactgctgggcacaggcctcctc harbors:
- the LOC141436622 gene encoding glycosyltransferase 25 family member — its product is MRLLIFFFLLKLFSEFSATFCSDASDTYKWPTVGISVLVRNKAHTLPYFLSSLVQLDYPKDRLYIWIYSDFNQDNSIEILENWSERYKKQYNDIYLTALKNSEPYHSDENNVTHWSPKHFKHVIKLREEALTFARKKWADFFFMLDADVFLTNKQTLKQLVRKNVTVVSPMLISDGLYSNFWCGMTENYYYKRTDNYKPILKRKEVGCFDVPMVHTAVLVSLRRPESDLLTYDPAKTRGYDGPEDDIITFAVNAKSNGITLNICNDDFYGFVPVPLEEGDDPQNDYEQVLNVKLEAISRHHPLPLLPSLEQYVEYPDKWKFNCDEIFMINLERRKQRRELMELSFDELGIDATLVKAVDGRNLDLNDLREYSATLMPNYRDPYHNRPMKAGEVGCFLSHYYIWEKIVKEHHAITLVLEDDIHFVPYFRHRFLELFQEIKQLDWDLVYIGRKILQDGEEKYATKHTTKPLYSYWTLGYLLSERGAQKLLDAEPLTKMLPVDEYLPIMFDQHPNATWKSYFPNRNIKAYSAAPLLVHPTHYTGQAGYISDTEDSDVLDDQGITNVKNEL